From Ignavibacteria bacterium, a single genomic window includes:
- a CDS encoding type II/IV secretion system protein, whose product MHNIPEIMPEALTLLPAKKAYEENVLPLKVEKGEFHVGLSGARNQKVINEIAFYTGYRIIPHEVPQEIILAKLKEVYPASAAEERRGASEQKSDPSMDVASLEGSNVEFVNQVIQGAVKSGSSDIHLEVYENLFRVRYRIDGHLREMFNLPKERSQAVISRLKIMANLDISEKRRPQDGRIRFPYQDKTIDIRLSTLPTNFGEKVVLRILDKSQVQLDLRKLGLNESQHSVLSRNLRLPYGMILVTGPTGSGKTTTLYASLKEIHSVEKNILTAEDPIEYNLEGINQSSMRPDIGYDFASALRTFLRQDPDIIMVGEIRDKETAEIAVRASLTGHLVLSTLHTNDSVSAITRLIDMGIEPFLVSSSIKLIIAQRLVRTLCCCRKESQKKSLHDILKTETVYEKNGCEKCSFTGYKGRSAIYEILEIDEDIAEMISLNMREKEIRQKALEKGFITLRDSGLEKIKSGLTTYEEVLRETML is encoded by the coding sequence ATGCATAATATACCTGAAATAATGCCTGAAGCCCTCACGCTCCTGCCTGCAAAGAAGGCCTATGAGGAAAATGTCCTTCCCCTTAAAGTGGAAAAAGGTGAATTCCATGTTGGGCTTTCAGGCGCTAGGAATCAGAAGGTGATAAATGAAATTGCCTTCTATACCGGATACAGGATTATTCCCCATGAAGTGCCGCAGGAGATAATTCTTGCAAAGCTTAAGGAGGTCTATCCTGCTTCAGCTGCGGAAGAAAGAAGGGGAGCCTCTGAACAAAAATCAGATCCTTCAATGGACGTGGCATCCCTTGAAGGCTCGAACGTTGAGTTTGTAAACCAGGTTATTCAGGGCGCGGTTAAAAGCGGTAGTTCAGACATTCACCTGGAGGTTTACGAGAACCTCTTCCGCGTGCGCTACAGGATTGACGGCCACTTGAGGGAGATGTTCAACCTCCCGAAGGAAAGAAGCCAGGCCGTTATAAGCAGGCTTAAGATCATGGCTAACCTCGACATATCTGAAAAAAGAAGGCCTCAGGACGGCAGGATCCGTTTTCCCTACCAGGATAAGACTATAGATATAAGGCTTTCAACACTGCCTACAAACTTTGGAGAAAAAGTAGTTCTAAGGATCCTGGACAAGTCACAGGTTCAGCTGGACCTGAGGAAACTGGGACTTAATGAAAGCCAGCACTCAGTTTTAAGCAGGAACCTCAGGCTTCCTTACGGCATGATACTCGTTACGGGGCCAACAGGAAGCGGAAAGACCACGACGCTCTATGCATCCTTAAAGGAAATCCACTCGGTCGAGAAAAATATTCTTACGGCAGAGGACCCAATTGAATATAACCTGGAAGGCATAAACCAGAGCAGCATGAGGCCTGACATCGGATACGACTTTGCCAGCGCATTAAGAACTTTCCTCAGGCAGGATCCGGACATAATAATGGTTGGAGAGATAAGAGACAAAGAGACAGCCGAGATTGCCGTAAGGGCTTCTTTAACGGGGCACCTTGTCTTAAGCACGCTTCACACCAATGACTCGGTTTCAGCAATAACAAGGCTTATTGACATGGGAATTGAGCCTTTTTTGGTCTCCTCTTCAATAAAGCTCATTATAGCGCAGAGACTTGTACGTACACTCTGCTGCTGCAGAAAAGAAAGCCAGAAGAAGTCTCTTCACGATATACTGAAAACTGAAACTGTTTATGAAAAAAACGGCTGCGAAAAGTGCAGCTTTACAGGCTACAAAGGGAGGTCCGCCATCTATGAGATTCTTGAAATAGACGAAGATATTGCTGAAATGATCTCTCTTAACATGAGGGAGAAGGAAATAAGGCAGAAGGCCCTGGAAAAAGGTTTTATTACGCTCAGGGATTCTGGACTGGAGAAAATTAAATCGGGACTTACAACTTATGAGGAAGTTTTGCGTGAGACAATGCTGTAG
- a CDS encoding prepilin peptidase, with translation MTQAFIILLSLALGSFSNNVISFFWGSSPFDVKRSLCMCGERELKAKELIPVLSFMMQKGKCINCRKAIPNRYVIVEILSLFIGIITYYTYGLTVNMALHYAFFMTLFIIGMVDLKKLIIPNMFVIIILMLAVVKVVLYGEVYWINIISAVSLGSLFMLVNYLGSMLKGKNLIGPGDIKLIMVMTLFMDFPVSLLALWISALIAIPGYYTIRQFNNELKLKTLVPFGFFMAIGYSFTELFSFYIFKLAFSLRF, from the coding sequence AGCTTTTCTAACAATGTAATTTCGTTCTTTTGGGGATCGTCTCCTTTTGACGTAAAAAGGTCGCTTTGCATGTGCGGGGAGCGTGAGCTTAAAGCAAAAGAGCTCATACCTGTTCTAAGTTTTATGATGCAGAAGGGAAAATGTATTAACTGCCGTAAAGCTATTCCCAACAGGTATGTTATAGTTGAGATATTGTCTCTTTTTATTGGCATTATCACTTACTATACCTACGGCCTTACTGTTAATATGGCTCTTCACTACGCATTCTTTATGACGCTTTTTATTATAGGTATGGTAGACTTAAAGAAACTTATAATACCGAACATGTTTGTAATTATAATCCTCATGCTTGCAGTTGTAAAAGTGGTGCTATATGGTGAAGTCTATTGGATAAATATTATCTCAGCCGTTTCACTGGGTTCACTTTTTATGCTGGTGAATTATCTGGGCAGCATGCTTAAAGGTAAAAACCTGATAGGCCCGGGAGATATAAAGCTTATAATGGTGATGACGCTTTTTATGGATTTCCCCGTGTCGCTTCTGGCACTCTGGATCTCGGCTCTTATCGCAATACCGGGCTATTATACAATTAGGCAGTTTAATAACGAGCTTAAATTAAAAACCCTGGTTCCTTTCGGTTTCTTTATGGCAATTGGATATTCTTTTACGGAGCTTTTTAGTTTTTACATTTTCAAATTGGCTTTTTCTTTAAGGTTTTAA